A single Hyperolius riggenbachi isolate aHypRig1 chromosome 12, aHypRig1.pri, whole genome shotgun sequence DNA region contains:
- the LOC137541143 gene encoding speedy protein 1-A-like has protein sequence MFLRILISKMRSRDSERDKTTSPSAVPPPACPVPPVPPPACPAEVQKTLPPISRASPLPARAQSVETVTDPDGQTAETGRLSSHPQKPANITRAMRKAFYKLLDIPQIKHLFELDGCRRVSDKYLLAPVLIYFHRAGLSIEECTVQNFFAALYLANEMEEDVDTYTCVFLFGAEFFVNRKEFDDVVWSLYRRLNYSAWVSPEECRHVMRFQFHWAWRRQRMAYHGPAIMEKYRSDSEKKGMHPSRGYTCDRCERSRNQTCCILQ, from the exons ATGTTTCTTCGTATTCTGATCAGCAAGATGCGCTCAAGAGACAGCGAGAG AGACAAGACCACCAGTCCCTCTGCTGTGCCTCCACCAGCCTGTCCTGTGCCTCCTGTGCCACCGCCAGCGTGTCCTGCAGAAGTACAGAAgactctgccacccatcagcagaGCTTCACCTCTTCCTGCTAGGGCACA GAGTGTGGAGACTGTGACTGACCCAGACGGACAGACAGCGGAGACAGGACGTCTCTCATCCCACCCTCAGAAGCCGGCCAACATTACACGAGCCATGAGGAAAGCCTTCTACAAGCTTCTTG ACATTCCACAGATCAAGCATCTCTTTGAGCTGGACGGATGCCGCAGAGTCTCAGACAAG TACCTGCTGGCCCCGGTCCTCATCTATTTCCACAGAGCTGGCCTTTCCATCGAGGAATGTACCGTCCAGAATTTCTTTGCTGCTTT GTATCTCGCAAATGAGATGGAGGAGGATGTGGATACCTACACGTGCGTCTTCCTATTCGGTGCAGAATTCTTTGTCAACAGGAAGGAGTTTGATGATGTCGTGTGGTCCCTGTACCGACGCCTGAACTACAGTGCCTGGGTCAGTCCAGAGGAATGTCGTCAT gTCATGAGGTTTCAGTTTCACTGGGCATGGAGGAGACAGAGGATGGCCTATCATGGACCGGCCATCATGGAGAAGTACAGGTCCGACAGCGAAAAGAAGGGGATGCATCCGTCAAGAGGTTACACCTGTGACCGTTGTGAGAGGTCCAGGAACCAAACCTGTTGCATCTTGCAGTAA